Genomic window (Salvelinus namaycush isolate Seneca chromosome 27, SaNama_1.0, whole genome shotgun sequence):
TGTTTTCTTTGTACACACCAAAGCGTTACAATCCCCATTCACTTCTAGTATATTTGTCCCTGTGGGTTATGCAAATTCCTCTCTCCTTGTCTATTTGTAAAGCCAATTTCAGTTGAGATATTAATCAAATTTTCCTCCCACCCTCTTCCAACAGGTACACCCCCGTCGGACGTTCTTTCTTCACCCCTTCAGAGGGATGCTCCAACCCCCTGGGCGGGGGCAGGGAGGTCTGGTTTGGGTTCCACCAATCGGTTAGGCCTTCCCTGTGGAAGATGATGCTAAACATTGACGGTAGGTTTCACTCTGCAAATGGCTGTAAGGAATGTACCATTTGGAACACATCCAAAGTGTCAGACTAGAGTATGTCTCTGTGTGACTGGAAGGAGGATAGTACTGGGAATCTCATTCCATGGTAGGTTTCAGTCAGTAAATAAGTGGCATTGATTAAGCTCTCCCTAAAGTGCTGATTTGTGTGGAGCTTGTACTTTTGTGGTGATGCCATTGGTCCTAAAAGTGTAAACCCACTGCTAAAACAAGTGCAACCTACCATAATGGTAAGTTACAGTATGTATCTGGAAGGAGGATAGGTCTGAATCTGTGCTGTGCTTGGTGTTTTGCAGTGTCGGCCACCGCCTTCTACAAGGCGCAGCCTGTGATTGAGTTCATGTGTGAGGTTTTGGATTTCAAAAGTATCGAAGAACAACAGAAACCCTTAACCGACTCCCAGAGAGTAAAGTTTACCAAGGAAATCAAAGGTAATCATTCATTACCAGGTAATCAATAGTTGCATTGGGTTGGTTGTTTTGTCTGTCTGAGTGGAAATATTTGAAAATACTTATATACAAAAATTCTGTACTATAACACATATAAATGTTGCTATGATGCGTGTATCTTTGTGTATTGACTTAAAATCTGACTTGAAATCAGAGTAGAATGTGATAAAATAAGAAACCGTTGTCCACGGAATATGTGAATCTGACCATTGTCTTGTTGTGATTCTCAGGTCTGAAGGTTGAGATCACTCACTGTGGTCAGATGAAAAGGAAGTACAGAGTATGTAATGTGACGAGAAGACCAGCCAGTCACCAGACGTAAGAAAGAACACCCTAAAATATTCACAACAGCCTCAATTCCTTTAGTTTCCTGTGATGTAAACATGACTGTTTTTTTAGGGATGTGATAGAAACAAACCTAATATTAACATGTTTAACACATAATTCATGCACAGGTTAGGAGCAGATCCCAATCAAGTTAAACAGAAATCCCCACTTGGTCTTGGATTTCTTTGAAAATCCATTTAAACTTTTTTCTTTTTGGTTCGCTCATCTGTTTTACCTCAGGTTTCCACTGCAGCAGGAGAATGGCCAGACCATAGAATGCACAGTAGCGCAGTACTTCAAAGACAAGTACAAACTCATACTGCGCTACCCCCACCTCCCCTGTCTACAGGTTGGACAGGAGCAGAAACACACCTACCTCCCCCTCGAGGTCAGTCTGCAGTCCCCCCTCACAACTTGTTGATAGTTTACTGCTGGGTTTAAATTGTTACAAAGAATGAGGACCCGGGCGGTATTACAGAAACTCCACTTTACCATTACTTTGACAGACGATGCACAAGAGTAtgttttagtaatttagcagaccctcttatccagagcgacttacagtagtgagtgcgtACATTTTCGTATTGGTCCCCCGtgagaatcgaacccacaaccctggcattgcaagcgccatgctctaccaaccgaGCCACACGGGACATCATCGTGTCAGGTAGCGCAGAAGTGTTTTAAAACCTGCCACACTtcctttgaatcagctgttttTTCCAAGGAGAAAAGACATGCACACATTTAAACATGATATGCTACTCATCCTTTTATCTAGAAAATGCATTGCACAAATAGGTTTTTAATCACTTTACACATTTATAAATGTGATTTGCCTGACGGGTGAGTGGAGGAGTCTCATTTCATACAAGCGCATTTGTTTCCTCCTTTATTACCTTTGGACTTTTTCaaaaggaggaaaggagaggactgAGGATTTAGCAAAACCAATTGACAGTCTCCATATGCAAGACTATTCTCTGGCTGAAGCCTTCGTGATGTGTCCCTGGGGGTAGTAATAAAGCTGTGTTGTAATGTATGTGTCTAGGTCTGTAACATAGTGGCTGGCCAGCGGTGCATCAAGAAGCTGACCGACAATCAAACGTCCACTATGATCCGTGCCACAGCCCGATCGGCACCAGACCGTCAGGAAGAGATAAGCAAACTGGTAAAGAGACTTAACTGACCTGGGAGAGTAAACTCAAGCACAGAGTGTCTTGACAGCTGCTTTTATAAACTTGAAATTATCTCTTAGGATGTACAATGACTCTGAACTGCTGTTATTTAACTATTGATGGCCTGACTATGTGAATGTTTTCGTTCAGGCTGTCTTTCCAAAgtcctagtgtgtgtgtatataaacagtggtgtaaagtacctcAGTAAAAGCACTTCATTATTTATTATATTTTTGCacacttttacttcactacattcctaaagaaaatactccatacattttccctgacacccaaaagtactccttacactttgacaggaaaatggtccaatttacacacttatcaagagaagatccctggtcatctactgcctctgatctggaggactcactaaacacatgcttcgtttgtaaattatgtctgagtgttggtgtgcccctagctatccaccaatacattttaaaaagaaaattgtgcattttagcaattccatttacttttgatacttaagtatatttaaaaccaaatacttttaggctTTTAGAGTACTTTCTCCACAACTGTATATAAACCCTCTGAATTATTACCACTAAACCGTTGCTCTCTTTTCAGATGAGAAGTGCCAACTTTAACAATGATCCTTACGTGCGTGAGTTTGGGGTGATGGTGAGGGATGAGATGACCGAGGTGAACGGCAGAGTCCTCCAggccccatccatcctctacGGAGGGCGGGTAGGTTTCTCTGATTTAAGATGGGTTGATTTTATTCAGTGTTTcttaatcctggtcctggggacccaaagggtgCACGTTATTGTATAACTGactcaaatgatcaactcatcaccaagcttttaatcaggtgtgtagtgctaaggcaaaaacctGACATTATTAAAAACGGCACTGATGAACAACAGTTTATGTATATTATGGAAAGGGAAACTTAGAACACTCCAAATAACAAAGTTATGTCACTTGTATTTTGAATCAGTCTTCTAATGTGAAACATCCCATTTAAGCCCGGTGTACACAACCCAATTTTGGCCCTGGTTTTTAGCTGTCCCAGCGACAAAATCCCCATGTCGTTGCCTACTCGGGGTGTGCAGCCGTCACCGACGCAGGTTTAATGTGAGCGGGTCAGAGACGTAATCTGCGGGCTACTGATCTCGCCTTTGAGCAGTCCCAGACGTCCCGATATTTTCAAACATGTTTAATTTTATCTGCACAAAATCTGCAATGCTCTTGTAGTGTGAGATGTGCAACGGCAAGTTGAGAACGGTGGTCAGCAATAGCCAATGAGGGCTCGCTAGTGAGATGATGTTGTTTTGCATCACTCAGAATGTGTAGACTCTCGCGCAGGAGCGATGACTACCACTAGTATGCGTCTGTACTTGCCTTTAACCAAAGCCAAAGTGTCATTTACAGCTCGAAGTGCACAAGCAATGTTATTAAATTCAATTGATGACTAGACATTTCAACTCTGTATGGCAAGTGTGAATGTCTGACTCAAAAAGTTTGAGGCTGCTTTGAGCCACAGCACGTTGGAGCTACGTTTAATCTAATCACATTGTTTTGGCGAGACAGCGTGGTATCAAATCCTCACCGACCAAGTGAAGTCTTGCAGGGTGACCTCAGTCTGTGCCACATCGCTTAGTATTGCACCACTATGTTGGCAACAAAAACTACAGGAAAGCCAGTTGTTTAATGCGAGGCTCAGCGATGTTAGGATTTTGACTCATGTAGTTTACCCCTGGCTTAATTTGTCCCATTCAGACAACTATTTGTCTCTGACCCTTATCTCGTCTTCCTTTTACTCAAGCAGAATAAAGCAATAGCAACTCCCATCCAGGGAGTGTGGGACATGAGGAACAAGCAGTTCCACACTGGCATAGAGATCAAGGTGTGGGCCATCGCCTGCTTCGCCCCACAGAGACAGTGTACTGAACTCCTGCTCAAGTAAGAACTGCAGCTGCCAGGAGCCCTTAGGAGCCTCAATAACCATCGCAGGGGGGATGTTTATAATTGGGATGTTTTTTTTAAGAGTTAAACTATTTTCCAATTTCTAAAACTATTTATTCTGTGTTAGCCCGCTTATGATTTCAATCTACACCATATTTTTGGAATCCAATAAAGAGTTTGAGGACAGTTGTATTGTGTTTTTGTACCTTCTAACCTGTGTTTCTCTCAGGGCGTTCACAGACCAGCTGCGTAAGATCTCTCGCGACGCGGGGATGCCCATCCAGGGCCAACCCTGTTTCTGTAAGTACGCTCAGGGGGCGGACAGCGTGGAGCCCATGTTCAAACACCTGAAGTACACCTACCAGGGCCTGCAGCTGGTGGTGGTCATCCTGCCTGGGAAGACGCCCGTCTATGGTGAGGAAACTggaaactatactgaacaaaaatataaacgcaacaatttaagttacagttcatatgaggaaatcagtcaattgaaataaattcattgggccctaatctatggatttcacatgactgggaatacagatttgcacatgttggtcacagataccttaaaaaaaaaaaacattcaaatcgataaaatgcaattgtgttcattgtctgtagcttatgcctgcccgtatcataaccccaccaccaccatggggcactttgttcacaacgttgacatcagcaaaccgctcgcccacacgacgccatacacgtggtctgcggttgtgaggccagttggacgtactgccaaattctcaaaaatggcgttggaggtggcttatggtagagaaataagcattaaattctctggcaacagctcaggtggacattcctgcagtcagcacgccaatggcacgctccctcaacttgaggcaTTTGTGGCATTGTTATGTGACACacctgcacattttagtggcctttattgtccccagcacaagctgcacctgtgtaatgatcatgtttaatcaccttgatataccacacctgtcaggtggatggattatctaggCAAAGGAGAAATTATCATTAACAGAGATGTAAAAATAGTTGTGgccaacattttagagaaataagatttttgtacGTAAGGGAAATGTCTGGgatcatttcagctcatgagacatgggaccaaaactttacattttgcattttatatttttgttcagtatatgttccTAAGTCAATGAATGTCACTGTTTATAACTCTGCCTCTAAATCCTATTGGTTCAGTTAGTGCTGTGCTCTATATGTTGTTCTGGAATATTTAGTGGATTATATGTTCAACTGTATGAAAGCAAATTTCACATGATGTTTCTacctttgacattttagtcatttagcggacactcttatccaaagcgacttaaaTTAGTGCATTCATTAACTAATTCAGAATTCATTGCAATGCACAAACTAGCTGTATATCTCTCCTGTTGTGCTGACATagcctttctccctccctcccctgtttCTCTGTGGGCTAGCTGAGGTGAAGCGTGTTGGTGACACGGTGCTGGGCATGGCCACCCAGTGTGTCCAGGTAAAGAATGTTCAGAAAACCACTCCCCAGACCCTCTCTAACCTCTGCCTGAAGATCAACGTCAAGCTGGGCGGGGTCAACAACATCCTCCTCCCACAGGGCAGGTCAGTGCAGAACCTCTCATTATCATGGCTATGAATACTTGCTGGTTTACTGTTAATGTCTAACAGTATTGTACTCTGCATTCGGTTAAAATGTATAAACCAGTATGCGTTTATCCATGACATCTGTAAGACTTACATTCTTCCATAATAGCTTTTGTGGCTTATTCCAAGATATCAGTCTACTCATTCACCTatacattcacatgctataagtGAAACGTCAAGTCAGTCTCATCCAGCCATCCATGTATATGTCCATTCTTCTGTTCACACGTCTTCTCCTCTGTGATGATGGCTCTGGTTAATCTTATGGGTGTCTGTTCTTCCCAGGCCCCTGGTGTTCCAGCAGCCAGTCATCTTCCTGGGTGCTGATGTCACTCACCCTCCTGCTGGAGATGGGAAGAAACCCTCCATCGCTGCAGTAAGTCAGACAGAGCAGACGCTCCACAGGGCCTTGTCACCTACCAGGGACTGtaggggtgcatctcaatagtctacagtaGTTTATTTTACCCACAGAACCATGTTTCTGCTAGGGAGTAGGGGTGCAATAGTCTACAGCGGTGTCCTTTACTATGTCCAACATCTGAAATGGAGAGAACTGAGGGAATCAATAGCCTTCCACTCCACCTTGCTCACTGACCAGCTTTGACCTGACTTTCAAAACAGCCAAAAAATAAAGGATCTCAAGTGTGCTCTGTGCTTCCTCTGGGATGTGCTTCCTCCTGATGAATCCCTACATGACTCCATCTGACCTATCCCCCTAGTGAAAATCCTGACCTGTATATTGTCCTGATCATATCCCTTTTCCTCTTTTCTAGGTGGTGGGGAGCATGGACGCCCACCCCAGCCGCTACTGTGCCACGGTGCGGGTGCAGCAGCATCGCCAGGACATCATCCAGGACCTGGCCACAATGGTcagagagctgctcatccagTTCTACAAGTCCACCCGCTTCAAGCCCACCCGGATCATCTACTACCGCGACGGCATATCTGAGGGCCAGTTCAACCAGGTTAGACTTGAGGTAGACTTGAGGAAATAGGATTTCATTCAATTGCATGATCTGTAATTGTACTGTACTGGTCGTGAGTAAAGGAtttatttgtttttcttttgGTTTCTGTTTCTATTGGTTACCGTTCCAATTCAATTCTGAATGCCTAGTCTTTGTTTTACTGAGATCAAATCGGGTATTTCAGATTTTAAAAACTTTTTAACCAAGAAGAAAGTTAACTTttttccactttttttttttccCAGCTGTGTTTGTTTCTATTAGTAACCGTTCCAATTCTGAATTGCCCGATCTATCATTTTTTCCCCCTGATTTGTAAATGTATGTATTGTGACGTGTGGGAGTTACTGTTTTTAAACTGTAGCTGTCGTTTTGGGTTTCATCCAGGTGCTCCAACATGAGTTACTGGCGATCCGTGAGGCCTGCATCAAACTGGAGAAAGACTACCAGCCCGGTATCACCTTCGTGGTGGTGCAGAAGAGACACCACACTCGACTGTTCTGCATGGACAGAAACGAGAGGGTTCGACATCTCTCCAATTCATACTGGCCACTATTATTACTGTAAAAGAAACTTCTATGAAATGCCTACATCGTGATATTATATGATTCCTAATGTGTTTTGTTCAGGTTGGTAAGAGTGGCAACATCCCTGCAGGCACCACAGTGGACACCAAAATCACTCACCCATCGGAGTTTGACTTCTACCTGTGTAGCCACGCTGGCATTCAGGTAAGGACCAGCCGAATGGCtgcctattccctttatagtgcactacttttgaccagggcccatagggaatagggtacaatttCGGACACAACCCAGGACACTGTAGAGCTAGGAAGTGGAGAAGGGACTATTCTGGAAGAGAGCCTACCTCCAGCTTTACtaatactaaactcagcaaaagaaggaacatccctttttcaggacattGTCTTTCagagataatttgtaaaaatccaaattacttcacagatcttcattgtaaagggtttaaacactgtttcccatgcttgttcaatgaaccataaacaattaatgaacatgcacctgtggaacggtcgttaagacactaacagcttacagacgttaggcagttaaggtcacagttatgaaaacttagaacactgaagaggcctttctactgaccctgaaaaacaccaaaagaaagatgcccagggtccctgctcatctgcgtgaacgtgccttaggcatgctgcaaggaggcatgaggactgcagatgtggccagggcaataaattgcaatgtctgtactgtgagacgcctaagacagcgctacaggacggacagctgatcgtcctcacagtggcagaccatgtgtaacaacacctgcacaggatcgatacatctgagcatcacacctgcgggacaggtacaggatggcaacaactgcccgagttacaccaggaacgcacaatccctccatcagtgctcagactgtccgcaataggctgagagaggctggactgagggcttgtaggcctgatgtaaggcaggtcctcaccagacatcaccggcaacaatgtcgcctatgggcacaaacccaccgtagCTGGACCAGACATgcctggcaaaaagtgctcttcaccgacgagtcgcggtttgatctcaccaggggtgatggttggattcgcgtttatcgtcaaaggcatgagcgttacaccgaggcctgtactttgGAGCAGGATTTATTTGGAGGatgagggtctgtcatggtctggggcggtgtgtcacagcatcatcggactgagcttgtcattgtaggcagtctcaacgctgtgcattacagggaagacatcctcagTGATCTGCcttggccagcaaagagcccggatctcaatcccattgagcacgtctgggacctgttggattgaaGGGTGAATGAagacattccccccagaaatgtccgggaacttgcaggtgccttggtggaagagtggggtaacatctcacagcaagaactggcaaatctggtgccaggaggagatgcactgcagtacttaatgcagctggtggccacaccagatactgacttactttttttttttgcccccccccctttgttcagggacacattattcaatttctgttagtcacatgtctgtggaacttgttcagtttgtctgagTTGCTGAATCTTATGTtcacacaaatatttacacgtgttaagtttgctgaaaattaacacagttgacagtcagaggacgtttctttttttgctgagtttatgtgctTCTGAGACCTAGATGTAGTTTCACTGCTCTAAATGTTTTTATAATTTGGATGTTTAACATTTATAGGCTGTTATACTTTGGTTGTAGTAGAGCTAAATGACATGCATTACCACTAAACATGATTTAATAATGGTAATACCTTTCCCCAGGGGACCAGCCGACCATCCCATTACCACGTGCTGTGGGACGACAACCATTTCACCTCGGACGAGCTGCAGGTGCTAACCTACCAGCTGTGCCACACCTATGTGCGCTGCACCCGCTCTGTGTCCATCCCAGCACCAGCCTACTACGCCCACCTGGTGGCATTCCGTGCCCGTTACCACCTGGTGGATAAGGAGCATGACAGGTAAGAGACCACGTCTGTTGACCATGGCCCTGTTCTGATAACCTATTTAAAATACCTCTTATTTCCATCATATCGCTGTACCATTCAAACTGTGACAGGTTAGTGATTACCAGGAAGTGATGAAGGAAgaattattatttaaataaagaaTTTGGACTGAATAATTCAAACTCTTCCCATTGTGATCATTCTAGTGCGGAGGGCAGTCACACGTCGGGACAGAGCAATGGGCGTGACCAGCAGGCTTTGGCCAAGGCAGTTCAGATCCACCAGGACACACTGCGCACTATGTACTTCGCCTGAAGCACCAGGGGCGGACATTGGTGAGACAGACCCAACAGGGAAGAAGCCTTCTCTCCTCCCACCTAACCCCCTTACTGTATCAGGTGTGGGCGTTAAGTGGGTTTGTCGTTTTGTCTCTCCCCGCCAGTAAAGGGGAATGATACCAAACAAATTAGGGAGGGTTTCTTTTCCAAAATGTCCACAATTATTTTCAAACATGCATACAAAACCGCTTTCTCCCCCCCTTCCTGGCCTAACCCTGGTCATTCTAAGGTAGTACTATGTAAAATGATTACTCAGAAATGGGTTGTGGTGGAGTGGACTCCTTTATTTTACATGTTGTACATTTGTTTGTATTTGTAAATGTGGGGGGAGATACATTTGTATTACTTTTCTTTACACTGACAGTTGGAAATACTTGTATCATACTAAGGGGCAGTATCATCACACTTTGGTGTTTAGACACTATACTGTTTTCTGACGGGGTCCCCAGGGTTGAAAGGAGGTGGGGATATCAAAGACGAGAACGGTCCGATAGGTTTATAATCATTCTTACTCTTCACAACCTTTATTTATCAGCCAATCAAAGCAAAGTGCACTGACCAGGACTTAAGTACACAAGTACTTAACATGTTGTCTTTTCATTTGTATGTACTATGAATTTAACAGGCTTGGATACAGTACCAGCCTCAGAGTATTTGTCCTCCAACACTGGTGACCAACATGTTTTTATGCTGCATCTGATGACCGCTAAGCAAGTAATTTTTGTATTAGATTTTCATTAGACTTTGAAACTGTTAACACTTATTTTTTATCAAGACTTATACAAATTAATAATATGAAATTGTAACGACAGCAATTTTTGCTGTCTTGCCTTTTACTTGGACTGGGTTGTTTTGTCAATCTATGGCCAGTGTGGCCAGCGAATAGATTTACTAATAGAATGGGACTGGTTCCCAACAGACACCTTTTGTGTTCTCTGAGCCACATTACATGTGAAGACATCTACATTGGGGGGGGGTCAAGTCTCTTGAAATGAAATCTGTTGTCTCCTTTTAGTGTCCCCCTTTCATGTATCTATTATTTTATGAATTTGTACATAGATGACTTACACGTTCGATTTAGGCATTTGGATATGTTAACCCTATCTAGTTTTCTTTATGGTTTTATGGCAGCGAAATGGTTTTCTCcctactgggggggggggggggggggttgtaatgCTGTCATCTTGTAGTACAGTCGTTGATGTATGAATCGGTATAGTAGAGTGAAGCCTGTGATGTCAGTGTCACACGTGTAGGGACTGGACTGAAGATGAGGTGGGGTTCTATTGGGGGACAAATGTTCCAGAGACTGCTAGATATTTTCTCTTTGTTATTCCTCTGTAAAAAAGGGAGCAATTATGCTATTCCACTAGTCaagcaaagttttttttttttttttttttttttttttttttttttcaagtaTTTTAATTGTGGGCTTTGTATCATAGCCTCGTGGGATATAGGGTATATTTTGAATACGCTTTTAGAAGAGAATGCTAAAATGATGATAATAGAAGGAATTTTTCAAAACGATTGTCCGGTATGTAGTTataaagaataaaaaaataaaaataaattttatGCAGAGCTTGCATGCAGAAATTGTAATGCCttccaaaatgtttttttattcccTTTTCTGTTCTCCTTAGTAATGACATTTTAGCAGGGGTTTTTCATATAGCCTAGATTGGCTGGCTTTTATCTCGCTCTTTTCTAACTATGCATTGTTTTTAACCAAGAGATTTTAGCAGTGACCTTTCCCAAATATGAATTTAGGACATTTGTAGAGTAGTTTTTTGTTGCTTGGTGCGTTTTAATAACGTTTGTAGTGCTTCTTCCCTAGACCTTTGTAATGGTATGGGGGGTTGTGTTGTCGTCATTTGTATTGTATATTTGATAGTACAAAAAAATCGGTATATACTTTGTAGAACACACATCACTCTTCTTAGCCAAACAAGATTACACATTTTATACAAAATTCATGTCCTAAAGAAACTGAAGCACAAGAGACCATTTTTAATTCCAGGTGCTCGACTTTCTCTTTCACGAATGTCACCTTCAATCTCAATGGACTTGTCCAAGATGCTCTTCACTTGCCATAAGTATGGTAATAGACGCTGAAGTGGTTTTGAATACCTTTATTATTTTTCTCTACCTTAATGACATTCATTTCTCATTACCTTCAAAGTCATCCGAAGTCCGACTGACTGTGGAGCATTCTTAAAAATCAAGTACTTGATATTTACttgttttttcttttctttgctgGTCTCGCGATTTGTAAATTTGGATACATTTTTGATAATAGTGAACATAAATTCCATTGATTGGTCAAGCCAAGCAGGAAACCCGGACATACATTATGTGCAATTGTGTTGAAATGGCTGTGTGTTCTACCTCTTGTTACCTGTTCAAGTGTTATGGTAACGTCACACTGTTGGTCATTTCTTCATAATTACACAGGATATTATATCTGATAGGCATCGTTTAAATCTTACGTTGTCATGTGTTTTAAACCTTTGTCATGAATGACAGTCAGTGAACCTGCGTTCTGTAATCATAGTTTCATAGTTCTTGTGTGATATCTTAAAGCTTGTTCAAGATGtttccaaaacaaacaaaaaaagtggTTTGAGAACAAATTATTTGATCGTAACGAGCtttttattttaattgttttatgCGCCAATGCATTCATTTTTAGCACCTCATTGCATATCTTTGGAGATAGATGGTGTTGCCTAACAGACTGCGTTATAAGCAACATGTTGGTAAAGCCAAGGCTAATAACAATTTAGCTGCTCACCCACAATTTGATGATTAGTATTGTTCATTGACATCTTTCTTTTAAGCTATTTGCTTAATACTTTTGAATATGCAACATGCTCTGCTCCCATAGATACA
Coding sequences:
- the LOC120022150 gene encoding protein argonaute-2-like isoform X6, yielding MYSSGAAGAAEMLDPPHSSGSIGSDPSDPDPPSPPVPEYVFKPPSRPDFGTMGRTIKLQANFFEMEIPKLEVYHYDIDIKPEKCPRRVNREIVEHMVQHFKTQIFGDRKPVYDGRKNLYTAMPLPIGREKVELEVTIPGEGKDRNFKVAIKWVSCVSLQALQEALSGRLPNIPFETIQALDVVMRHLPSMRYTPVGRSFFTPSEGCSNPLGGGREVWFGFHQSVRPSLWKMMLNIDVSATAFYKAQPVIEFMCEVLDFKSIEEQQKPLTDSQRVKFTKEIKGLKVEITHCGQMKRKYRVCNVTRRPASHQTFPLQQENGQTIECTVAQYFKDKYKLILRYPHLPCLQVGQEQKHTYLPLEVCNIVAGQRCIKKLTDNQTSTMIRATARSAPDRQEEISKLMRSANFNNDPYVREFGVMVRDEMTEVNGRVLQAPSILYGGRNKAIATPIQGVWDMRNKQFHTGIEIKVWAIACFAPQRQCTELLLKAFTDQLRKISRDAGMPIQGQPCFCKYAQGADSVEPMFKHLKYTYQGLQLVVVILPGKTPVYAEVKRVGDTVLGMATQCVQVKNVQKTTPQTLSNLCLKINVKLGGVNNILLPQGRPLVFQQPVIFLGADVTHPPAGDGKKPSIAAVVGSMDAHPSRYCATVRVQQHRQDIIQDLATMVRELLIQFYKSTRFKPTRIIYYRDGISEGQFNQVLQHELLAIREACIKLEKDYQPGITFVVVQKRHHTRLFCMDRNERVGKSGNIPAGTTVDTKITHPSEFDFYLCSHAGIQGTSRPSHYHVLWDDNHFTSDELQVLTYQLCHTYVRCTRSVSIPAPAYYAHLVAFRARYHLVDKEHDSAEGSHTSGQSNGRDQQALAKAVQIHQDTLRTMYFA
- the LOC120022150 gene encoding protein argonaute-2-like isoform X1 → MYSSGAAGAAEMLDPPHSSGSIGSDPSDPDPPSPPVPEYVFKPPSRPDFGTMGRTIKLQANFFEMEIPKLEVYHYDIDIKPEKCPRRVNREIVEHMVQHFKTQIFGDRKPVYDGRKNLYTAMPLPIGREKVELEVTIPGEGKDRNFKVAIKWVSCVSLQALQEALSGRLPNIPFETIQALDVVMRHLPSMRYTPVGRSFFTPSEGCSNPLGGGREVWFGFHQSVRPSLWKMMLNIDVSATAFYKAQPVIEFMCEVLDFKSIEEQQKPLTDSQRVKFTKEIKGNHSLPGLKVEITHCGQMKRKYRVCNVTRRPASHQTFPLQQENGQTIECTVAQYFKDKYKLILRYPHLPCLQVGQEQKHTYLPLEVCNIVAGQRCIKKLTDNQTSTMIRATARSAPDRQEEISKLMRSANFNNDPYVREFGVMVRDEMTEVNGRVLQAPSILYGGRQNKAIATPIQGVWDMRNKQFHTGIEIKVWAIACFAPQRQCTELLLKAFTDQLRKISRDAGMPIQGQPCFCKYAQGADSVEPMFKHLKYTYQGLQLVVVILPGKTPVYAEVKRVGDTVLGMATQCVQVKNVQKTTPQTLSNLCLKINVKLGGVNNILLPQGRPLVFQQPVIFLGADVTHPPAGDGKKPSIAAVVGSMDAHPSRYCATVRVQQHRQDIIQDLATMVRELLIQFYKSTRFKPTRIIYYRDGISEGQFNQVRLEVLQHELLAIREACIKLEKDYQPGITFVVVQKRHHTRLFCMDRNERVGKSGNIPAGTTVDTKITHPSEFDFYLCSHAGIQGTSRPSHYHVLWDDNHFTSDELQVLTYQLCHTYVRCTRSVSIPAPAYYAHLVAFRARYHLVDKEHDSAEGSHTSGQSNGRDQQALAKAVQIHQDTLRTMYFA
- the LOC120022150 gene encoding protein argonaute-2-like isoform X4 — protein: MYSSGAAGAAEMLDPPHSSGSIGSDPPSPPVPEYVFKPPSRPDFGTMGRTIKLQANFFEMEIPKLEVYHYDIDIKPEKCPRRVNREIVEHMVQHFKTQIFGDRKPVYDGRKNLYTAMPLPIGREKVELEVTIPGEGKDRNFKVAIKWVSCVSLQALQEALSGRLPNIPFETIQALDVVMRHLPSMRYTPVGRSFFTPSEGCSNPLGGGREVWFGFHQSVRPSLWKMMLNIDVSATAFYKAQPVIEFMCEVLDFKSIEEQQKPLTDSQRVKFTKEIKGNHSLPGLKVEITHCGQMKRKYRVCNVTRRPASHQTFPLQQENGQTIECTVAQYFKDKYKLILRYPHLPCLQVGQEQKHTYLPLEVCNIVAGQRCIKKLTDNQTSTMIRATARSAPDRQEEISKLMRSANFNNDPYVREFGVMVRDEMTEVNGRVLQAPSILYGGRQNKAIATPIQGVWDMRNKQFHTGIEIKVWAIACFAPQRQCTELLLKAFTDQLRKISRDAGMPIQGQPCFCKYAQGADSVEPMFKHLKYTYQGLQLVVVILPGKTPVYAEVKRVGDTVLGMATQCVQVKNVQKTTPQTLSNLCLKINVKLGGVNNILLPQGRPLVFQQPVIFLGADVTHPPAGDGKKPSIAAVVGSMDAHPSRYCATVRVQQHRQDIIQDLATMVRELLIQFYKSTRFKPTRIIYYRDGISEGQFNQVRLEVLQHELLAIREACIKLEKDYQPGITFVVVQKRHHTRLFCMDRNERVGKSGNIPAGTTVDTKITHPSEFDFYLCSHAGIQGTSRPSHYHVLWDDNHFTSDELQVLTYQLCHTYVRCTRSVSIPAPAYYAHLVAFRARYHLVDKEHDSAEGSHTSGQSNGRDQQALAKAVQIHQDTLRTMYFA